The sequence below is a genomic window from Desulfovibrio desulfuricans.
TCGGATTCACCCTTTATTGTTTGACCGTCAACTCATTTTCTTCGTAAGATACAACGTCGTTCGGATACAGTTTACGACCTCTTCTCGTCTCAACTTCTCCGTTTACACTGACAAATCCGTCTTGTATTACTTCTTTTGCCTGCCCGCCGTTCTCAACAAATCCGGCTGCTTTTAAAACCTGTCCGAGCCGGATAAATTCTTCTCCGGCTCTCAAATGAAAAAATTCCATATTTTACTCCTTTTATACTGCTGCGTTAAAATTTACAGGAAGAATAAGATAAATATAAC
It includes:
- a CDS encoding RNA-binding S4 domain-containing protein is translated as MEFFHLRAGEEFIRLGQVLKAAGFVENGGQAKEVIQDGFVSVNGEVETRRGRKLYPNDVVSYEENELTVKQ